The nucleotide window CGAGAAGCGGAGTGTCTTATTGGTTGCGGCAGCCGTCATGGCGTGGGGCAAAGCTAGTACGGAGACCCGATCGCTAGTTCATCCGATGGAATTGATGCGCACCATCCAGAATCTATCAGGGGGCTATGGAATCAAACAAGACTGCCGACCATGGCTTGTGGCCGCTTGAGTGTCGGCAAATCGAAAGTACATTGCGACCAACAAGCATCGCGAATATCGTAAAACGATACTGGGGACTGAGGGTGCCTTCGTTTGAGGCGCGAACAAGGGGCGAAATCGTGACTTCGATCAATCGCAAAGCATCGACGCGACGGACCTCGCGAAGTGCAATGGCAAATTGTCGATGGCAGTATTGGAAGCGGGTGAGATTGCCATCCACCTAAGATGTCTTAAGGCATTCAGATCTGGTGCGCGGAGCGGAGTTATTTAAATGAGTGGTCAGGTTCTTATAGTCGATCCAGCCCGCAATGACATCCTTTACAACCCCGTCCAGACCGGCTTGTTGGAGCGTGGACACAAAGTCATGCGCTATCCGAGCTTCGATCAGTTCCTGAGCGACAGGCGGGCGTTGGAGACGGCGGACATCCTGTTTGCGCTGGGAGTTTCGATCAAGCGGGACGTGATGGCGCAGATGCCGCGGCTGCGCGCCGTGATGTCGCCGGTCACCGGCACCGACGGAATCGACGAGGCGGCCGCCACGGATCTCGGTATAATCGTCGGCAACGGCCAAATTCCGGAAAACTCGGAGAGCATGGCGGAGGCGACGGTGATGCTGATGCTCGCATGCCTGTACGATCTGCATGGGTCGGAGGAAGTTCTGCGCAAGGACCAGCCGCATCCGATGCCGGTGCGGGCGCAAATGGCGAAAGGCAAGCTATTCGGCCTGATCGGATTCGGCCAGATCGCGCGTGCGATCGTGCGGCGGCTCGAAGGTTGGAACGTCAGGATTCAGACCTACGCGCCGCGCCTGCGATCGCCGCTGCCCGCGCACGTCGAGCGCGTCGAGCTCGAGCATCTGCTTAGGACCAGTGACGTCGTGAGCGTGCTATGTCCGCTGAACGATGAGACGCGCGGGATGCTCAACGCGGAACGGCTGGCGATGCTCAAGCCGGGCGCGATTTTCGTCAACACGGCGCGCGGCAAGATCGCGGACGAGGCGGCGCTCTACGAACTTGTGCGCAAGAAGCATGTCCGCCGCATCGCGAGCGACGTATTCGATATCGAGCCACCGCCGCCGGGCAGCATCCTGCGACAACTGCCGAACCGCGACGCGATCCTTACGCCGCATCTGGTGGGCCACACGGCCGAGGTGATCGACGCGCTGCCTAAGGCGTCACTCGATAGTGTCGAACGAATCATGGCGGGCGAGCCGCCACTTTACGTACGCAATCCGGAAGTCCTCCCGCGATGGAATCAACGCTGGGGTCCGGGGCACGCAGCAACGTGATCCTGCGCTAAGGACCTTGGGAGCGGTTCGACATTTGATCAGCCTTACCGCCCGTTCTCAGATGAAGATCTTGATCGGCATCCACGACGCGAAGATCCACGCAAGCCAGGCTGATTCGACCAGCGCGATCAGTGCGAGGTTGGCCGAGGCGCTATAAACCGACGCGGCAAAAATTTCCAGCATCACGAAGATCGCGCCGAGTGAAAGTCCCGGCGGTGAGATCGCCGGCGGCATCAAGCCGCGGTCCGCGAGCTGCCGTGCGATGCCCAGCACGATCAACCGTCCCGCAATGGCGATGAGGTGGAAGTCAGAACGGTGCCGCGGCGCACGAGCAGCTCGAATGCGATGAAGAACGGCAGCGCGAGCGTCATCGAAAAGATTGCGCCAATCAACCGTTCCGGCGTCAGAGCGAGATTGTGAAGCGTCGCGCTTATCGGCTGCCAGACGACGTAGATGACGACGGAGGCGAGCGCGGCGGCGAACAGGGTCGCGGGCATCCCTTGAAAGAGCGTCGGCCAATCGATCGAACGACGCAGCGCGAGCCAAAGCGTCATCAGGACGCCCGCGGCC belongs to Candidatus Binatus sp. and includes:
- a CDS encoding NAD(P)-dependent oxidoreductase, which translates into the protein MSGQVLIVDPARNDILYNPVQTGLLERGHKVMRYPSFDQFLSDRRALETADILFALGVSIKRDVMAQMPRLRAVMSPVTGTDGIDEAAATDLGIIVGNGQIPENSESMAEATVMLMLACLYDLHGSEEVLRKDQPHPMPVRAQMAKGKLFGLIGFGQIARAIVRRLEGWNVRIQTYAPRLRSPLPAHVERVELEHLLRTSDVVSVLCPLNDETRGMLNAERLAMLKPGAIFVNTARGKIADEAALYELVRKKHVRRIASDVFDIEPPPPGSILRQLPNRDAILTPHLVGHTAEVIDALPKASLDSVERIMAGEPPLYVRNPEVLPRWNQRWGPGHAAT